The following are encoded in a window of Cycloclasticus pugetii PS-1 genomic DNA:
- the cptA gene encoding phosphoethanolamine transferase CptA: MSSNFSWKSLGKLYLYFFYFSGLSQILIYAAGMSNTVGIRQALFISTIWLVPNLIWPQYTRKISAFIGLLIWPASLVSLSYFYIYGQDFSQSVLFIIFESNVSESKEFIESYLDYKIILLAITHALTGIYLWRQITPVYLPRLNKLITICIVSLIFGGGFLKPLIVYGKSWDYSIKSFQDKIEPAAPWNMIAGYFKYTKVLDAMNEQLAESTQIPPLSNLVYSNNKQTMVLVIGESTNSQRMSLYGYSRHTTPLLDNMQHELLTYTDVISPRPSTIEALQQVLTFADQKNPDVYLTKPTLINMMRQAGYKSLWITNQQTQTKRNTLLLTFSQQADEQVYLNNNRVQNSSQLDDGVLKPFKNALSNSDGPTFIVVHLLGTHRKYNYRYPESFKQFTGRAGMPDWVPDEHAEEYNDYDNAILFNDYVVSSLINILKETSTNSSLVYFSDHGEEVYDTKDDLFCGRNEGKPTPAMYTVPFIAWLSPEWKKMHPTSSIQKTLNHPYQTSDFIYSWADLAGIDFIGNNPTRSIFNKHFIARKRMIGSPFTPKKMIDFVSISHKQELTLN, encoded by the coding sequence ATGTCATCAAACTTTAGTTGGAAATCGTTAGGCAAGCTTTACCTGTATTTTTTTTATTTCTCTGGGTTAAGCCAAATCTTAATTTATGCTGCAGGCATGTCAAATACAGTTGGCATACGGCAAGCTTTATTTATATCGACTATTTGGCTGGTTCCCAATTTAATTTGGCCTCAATATACGCGCAAAATTTCAGCCTTTATTGGCCTATTAATTTGGCCTGCCTCTCTAGTTAGCCTCAGTTATTTTTACATCTACGGGCAAGATTTTTCTCAAAGCGTACTTTTCATCATTTTTGAATCAAATGTCTCAGAAAGTAAGGAATTTATAGAATCATACCTTGATTATAAAATCATTCTCTTGGCTATCACTCATGCTCTCACGGGTATCTACTTATGGCGCCAAATAACGCCCGTTTATCTACCTAGATTAAATAAGCTCATTACTATTTGTATTGTTTCACTGATCTTTGGAGGTGGTTTTTTAAAACCCCTCATCGTTTATGGCAAAAGCTGGGATTATTCTATTAAATCATTTCAAGATAAAATTGAGCCTGCGGCACCTTGGAATATGATTGCTGGTTATTTTAAATACACAAAAGTGTTAGACGCAATGAATGAACAGTTGGCGGAAAGCACTCAAATACCGCCTCTAAGTAACCTTGTTTATTCAAATAATAAGCAAACCATGGTGCTTGTCATAGGAGAGTCAACTAACTCACAAAGAATGAGTTTATATGGGTACTCTCGCCACACAACTCCTCTGTTAGATAATATGCAGCACGAATTACTGACATATACCGATGTGATTAGCCCAAGACCTTCTACAATTGAAGCTTTACAACAAGTGCTAACATTCGCCGACCAGAAAAACCCTGATGTTTACTTAACCAAGCCAACTCTAATAAACATGATGCGTCAAGCTGGTTATAAATCGCTTTGGATTACAAACCAACAAACACAAACAAAGCGCAACACCTTATTACTCACCTTCTCCCAGCAAGCAGATGAGCAAGTATATTTAAACAACAACCGTGTTCAAAACTCTAGTCAGCTTGATGATGGTGTCCTAAAGCCATTCAAAAACGCCTTAAGTAATAGTGATGGCCCAACATTTATTGTCGTACACCTACTTGGGACGCACCGTAAATACAATTATCGTTATCCAGAAAGTTTCAAACAATTTACTGGTCGCGCTGGTATGCCAGACTGGGTACCAGATGAACACGCTGAGGAATACAATGATTATGATAACGCTATCTTATTCAATGACTACGTTGTCTCAAGCTTAATTAACATTCTAAAAGAGACCTCAACAAACAGTTCTTTAGTGTATTTCTCAGATCATGGAGAAGAAGTTTACGACACAAAAGATGATTTATTTTGTGGCAGGAATGAAGGCAAACCAACACCCGCAATGTATACCGTCCCTTTTATTGCCTGGCTATCTCCTGAATGGAAAAAAATGCATCCAACCTCTTCAATTCAAAAAACCCTAAACCACCCTTATCAAACGTCTGACTTTATTTATAGTTGGGCTGACTTGGCAGGCATAGATTTCATAGGTAATAACCCGACTAGAAGTATCTTTAATAAACATTTTATTGCTAGGAAACGTATGATTGGTTCACCATTCACCCCAAAGAAAATGATTGATTTTGTTTCTATCTCTCACAAACAAGAACTTACGCTAAATTAA
- a CDS encoding diacylglycerol kinase, with protein MAGQNLKGIQRLKAAWSNSLAGVKACWAHEEAFRQEVVLTVLATPLAFYITEIPTERALLIGSLLLLLIIELINSAVEATVDRIGLEYHELSGKAKDIASAAVLFGSLLVALTWLLILL; from the coding sequence TTGGCCGGACAAAACTTAAAGGGTATACAACGGCTAAAAGCAGCTTGGAGCAACTCGCTGGCAGGAGTAAAGGCATGTTGGGCACATGAAGAAGCCTTTAGACAGGAGGTAGTACTGACTGTACTAGCCACCCCCTTAGCCTTTTATATCACCGAGATACCTACTGAAAGAGCCTTGCTTATCGGTAGTTTGCTACTTCTCCTTATAATAGAATTAATAAATTCTGCAGTCGAAGCAACGGTAGATAGAATCGGGCTCGAGTACCACGAGTTATCTGGAAAGGCTAAAGATATAGCTTCAGCTGCCGTATTATTCGGCAGCTTATTAGTTGCTTTAACCTGGCTTTTAATTCTACTTTAA
- a CDS encoding LysR substrate-binding domain-containing protein — protein sequence MNLRDLKYIVAVAETKSFVKAAEQCFVSQPTLSMQIKKLENSLNIKIFERNNKHVLVTEIGKQVIETAKRILQDAEHISILAKHEQDPFAGDFTLGAFPTIAPYILPKLIPLIKKKLPNLRLILVEEKTDILLHKLKTGLIDAALLAGPIHDESLIAENLFDDEFKLAVATNHPLAEQTIINPDELTNQPLLLLDEGHCLRDQALQFCQLSGIDEEQNVRATSLETLRQMVIAGTGITFIPTIAIQNNDDNIRYIPFEEPKPKRTIYLVSRQTNPRTELIKQLKNLCVNKNQL from the coding sequence ATGAACCTTCGGGATTTAAAATACATTGTTGCTGTCGCAGAAACAAAAAGCTTTGTTAAGGCCGCCGAACAATGCTTTGTTAGCCAACCCACGTTGAGCATGCAAATTAAAAAGCTCGAAAATTCATTAAATATTAAAATTTTTGAACGTAACAACAAACATGTTTTAGTCACCGAGATAGGCAAGCAGGTTATTGAAACGGCAAAGCGTATCTTGCAAGATGCTGAACACATCAGCATTTTAGCAAAACATGAACAAGACCCTTTCGCCGGTGATTTTACATTAGGCGCATTTCCTACCATCGCCCCTTATATTCTTCCCAAACTAATTCCACTTATTAAAAAAAAGCTTCCTAACCTGCGTTTAATCTTAGTAGAAGAAAAAACTGACATCTTGCTCCATAAACTAAAAACGGGGCTCATCGATGCAGCACTACTAGCCGGCCCTATCCATGATGAAAGCTTGATCGCAGAAAATTTATTTGATGACGAATTTAAACTCGCTGTGGCAACGAACCATCCGTTAGCCGAACAAACCATCATTAATCCAGATGAATTAACCAATCAACCCTTGCTCTTATTAGACGAAGGGCACTGTCTAAGAGACCAGGCCTTACAGTTTTGCCAGCTCAGCGGTATAGATGAAGAACAAAATGTAAGGGCCACCAGCCTTGAAACATTGAGACAAATGGTCATTGCTGGCACAGGCATTACGTTTATACCTACGATTGCGATTCAAAACAATGATGACAATATTCGCTACATACCTTTTGAAGAACCTAAACCGAAACGCACTATTTATTTAGTCAGCCGACAAACAAACCCACGCACTGAGCTTATAAAACAGCTCAAAAACCTTTGTGTTAACAAAAATCAACTATAG
- a CDS encoding peroxiredoxin yields MTQLVPQCTFKTRVRDTSIEGDNPFRWQDLTTDDIFAGKKIVLFALPGAFTPTCSSTHLPGFEAKHAELKAKGVDEVYCLSVNDAFTMYQWSKNLGIKNVKMLPDGNGEFTRLMNMLVKKENLGFGERSWRYAMIVDDGKITALFSEPGKEDNCADDPFTCSDVDTVLKQL; encoded by the coding sequence ATGACACAATTAGTACCTCAGTGCACGTTCAAAACACGCGTAAGAGATACCAGCATTGAAGGTGACAACCCTTTTCGCTGGCAAGACCTCACAACAGATGACATCTTTGCTGGTAAAAAAATTGTTCTTTTTGCATTACCCGGTGCCTTTACACCCACTTGTTCAAGCACCCATCTACCGGGCTTTGAAGCCAAGCATGCAGAGTTAAAAGCAAAAGGTGTTGACGAAGTTTACTGCTTAAGCGTGAATGACGCCTTTACCATGTACCAATGGAGTAAAAACCTTGGTATTAAAAACGTGAAAATGCTACCCGATGGTAATGGTGAGTTCACACGTTTAATGAACATGCTGGTTAAAAAAGAGAACTTGGGCTTCGGTGAGCGTTCTTGGCGCTACGCTATGATCGTTGATGATGGAAAGATCACTGCTTTATTCAGTGAACCAGGAAAAGAAGACAACTGCGCAGATGACCCTTTTACCTGCAGTGATGTTGATACTGTTCTTAAGCAACTTTAA
- a CDS encoding class I adenylate cyclase, with the protein MVGSVKKPVQGRHLKCISLVGPNGDISKKDLKVVKQRFLNLHKLKMQRAIDAVTPRQKIFLELLPLLFHVNHPVLPGYVSSETPAGIADYSPDKLSIDKAKKLGKGFVYSKRAKRAFGIESIFLMGSVGSIAYVKDSDMDLWLCYAPTLSTSALALLQEKASSIEKWATTLGLEVHFFLMNAEKFKQGEATPLSSESSGSTQHHLLLEEFYRTALYVAGRYPVWWLVPPTEENNYQVFVDNLLKQRFIDQHDVIDFGGLEKVPAEEFLGASFWHLYKAIDSPYKSLLKLMLMESYVDQYPSSHWAALLMKERVYAGESDANKLDAYLILYDVLEAYFIGRDEPERLNLMRYCFFSKLNEHARIAATPDWRQRVFSDMLAKCQPLPDYIKHSLDNKGWNISQAQQEKQRLTHELTYSYRLLVKFAKQRVEKSRRDNEEFLLLGRKLNATFEKRPSKLERSTIKHTLLQPETKVVLTQVVKNTQTSWLLNRLGEGRDEQFIRQAPSLIGLIAWSVDNGVVGSRTKVALNPGASQISSREVAQTLHSIQSFFDALPKKPVHLKAYCHESVVTDVLLVINSGLDSMSSFTEKGVNLTSERSDALSFGSQRRNLVYTVDMLLRNSWNEVIIGKYESATGLMNCFCDIFDHKTLGPAQVLPRLVSASYNSPRAMSVAKRIQALFKEVAIVFRQYAHGVSPRFVIQLARSFYIMQVNDGKMTATGVAENHLFEELARPQPVFSPVYFDNKIDPKGLLPVIYRHHKAGHTNLYYSQLGDNKAQVYILDENGSMFFDEQTFVYETSLLQSYRVLIDSVFHRRGLGAEQLSSTAFDAEIMCYKLEKIGQHWGHKQVFVSDKVEPDMINVRVVYDEQTKGTYIYCNDQVFSSLEQGDQLYSSVSRFIVQARKSAEKYPIYITDIDVPYYELGASSDDALQMVHYLNYKQRIEKKLNV; encoded by the coding sequence ATGGTTGGTTCAGTAAAAAAACCTGTTCAGGGGCGTCATTTAAAATGCATCAGCCTTGTCGGCCCGAATGGTGATATTAGTAAGAAAGATTTAAAAGTAGTCAAGCAGCGATTTTTAAACCTTCATAAGTTAAAAATGCAACGGGCTATAGATGCTGTTACCCCTCGGCAGAAAATATTCTTAGAATTATTACCGTTGTTATTTCACGTTAATCACCCTGTGTTGCCCGGTTATGTGTCCAGCGAAACGCCTGCCGGTATTGCTGATTATTCGCCAGATAAGCTTTCCATTGATAAAGCTAAAAAGTTGGGTAAAGGCTTTGTTTATAGCAAACGAGCCAAACGTGCTTTCGGCATTGAGTCCATTTTTTTGATGGGGAGTGTTGGCAGTATTGCATATGTTAAAGACAGTGATATGGATTTATGGCTGTGCTATGCGCCAACTTTATCAACGAGCGCCTTGGCGCTGTTGCAAGAAAAAGCCAGTAGTATTGAAAAGTGGGCAACAACGCTAGGCCTTGAAGTGCATTTCTTTTTGATGAATGCGGAAAAATTTAAACAAGGTGAAGCAACGCCCTTGTCCTCAGAAAGCAGTGGCAGTACGCAGCATCATTTATTATTAGAAGAGTTTTACCGTACCGCCTTGTATGTTGCTGGTCGTTACCCAGTGTGGTGGCTGGTACCACCAACAGAAGAAAACAACTATCAAGTGTTTGTTGATAATTTATTAAAGCAGCGCTTTATTGATCAGCATGATGTCATTGATTTTGGAGGGCTTGAAAAGGTTCCTGCCGAAGAGTTTTTAGGGGCCTCATTTTGGCACTTATACAAGGCGATCGACTCGCCTTATAAGTCGCTATTAAAGCTGATGTTAATGGAATCGTATGTTGACCAGTACCCCAGTTCTCATTGGGCTGCATTATTAATGAAGGAACGAGTGTATGCAGGTGAGTCAGATGCTAATAAACTCGATGCTTACCTTATTTTGTATGATGTGCTTGAAGCGTACTTCATTGGAAGGGACGAGCCTGAGCGTTTGAACTTAATGCGGTATTGTTTTTTCAGCAAGCTTAATGAGCATGCGCGTATAGCGGCTACGCCCGATTGGCGACAACGTGTTTTTAGTGACATGCTGGCTAAATGCCAGCCGTTGCCTGATTACATTAAACATTCGTTGGACAATAAGGGCTGGAATATTTCCCAAGCACAACAAGAAAAACAGCGTTTAACTCATGAGCTGACATACAGTTATCGCTTGTTGGTGAAGTTTGCAAAACAGAGAGTCGAAAAATCAAGGCGTGATAATGAAGAGTTCCTGCTATTAGGAAGAAAGCTTAACGCGACGTTTGAAAAACGTCCTAGTAAATTAGAGCGCTCTACGATCAAACACACCTTGTTACAGCCTGAAACTAAAGTTGTATTAACGCAGGTAGTGAAAAATACGCAAACAAGCTGGCTATTAAATAGGCTGGGAGAGGGGCGCGATGAGCAATTTATACGACAGGCCCCTAGCTTAATTGGCTTGATAGCGTGGAGTGTTGATAATGGCGTAGTCGGTAGCAGAACAAAGGTTGCCTTAAACCCGGGGGCAAGCCAGATAAGTTCACGCGAAGTCGCGCAGACACTGCATTCGATCCAGTCGTTTTTTGATGCGCTGCCAAAAAAACCGGTTCACTTGAAGGCGTATTGTCATGAGTCAGTGGTGACAGATGTCCTGTTAGTGATTAATTCAGGTTTAGATTCAATGAGTAGTTTCACTGAAAAAGGGGTGAACCTAACCAGTGAGCGGTCAGATGCCTTAAGTTTTGGCTCTCAGCGGCGGAACTTGGTGTATACGGTAGACATGCTGCTACGCAATTCCTGGAACGAAGTTATTATTGGTAAATACGAGTCAGCAACCGGTCTAATGAATTGTTTTTGTGATATTTTTGACCATAAAACACTCGGTCCTGCACAAGTGCTTCCACGTTTGGTCAGTGCTAGTTATAACTCGCCCAGAGCGATGAGTGTCGCTAAGCGAATACAAGCGTTGTTTAAAGAAGTGGCGATTGTTTTTAGACAATATGCGCATGGTGTGTCACCACGTTTTGTTATTCAGCTGGCTCGCTCGTTCTATATTATGCAGGTTAACGATGGCAAAATGACAGCCACCGGCGTAGCGGAAAATCATTTGTTTGAAGAGCTAGCAAGGCCTCAGCCAGTTTTTAGTCCAGTATATTTTGATAATAAAATTGACCCAAAAGGCTTACTGCCTGTTATTTATAGACATCATAAGGCAGGTCATACAAACCTTTATTACAGTCAACTCGGTGATAATAAGGCGCAAGTTTATATTTTAGATGAGAACGGTTCGATGTTTTTTGACGAGCAGACATTTGTGTACGAAACGTCATTATTGCAATCGTATCGGGTATTAATTGATAGTGTTTTTCATCGCCGAGGACTGGGTGCTGAGCAATTAAGTAGTACCGCTTTTGATGCGGAAATAATGTGTTATAAACTGGAGAAAATTGGCCAACATTGGGGGCATAAGCAAGTGTTCGTGTCCGATAAGGTAGAACCGGATATGATAAATGTTCGGGTGGTTTATGATGAACAGACCAAAGGGACATATATTTATTGCAACGATCAAGTGTTCTCAAGCCTTGAGCAGGGTGATCAGCTGTATAGCAGTGTATCGCGGTTTATCGTGCAGGCACGAAAATCTGCAGAAAAGTACCCAATATATATTACTGATATCGATGTTCCGTATTATGAACTCGGGGCAAGCAGTGATGATGCGCTGCAAATGGTTCATTATCTAAATTACAAGCAACGCATAGAGAAAAAGCTAAACGTTTAA
- a CDS encoding GGDEF domain-containing protein: MFDSLSGGWGQQALDVADFGVLVMNEQGVQWLNPYLLSLLQQEEIQDSTTFKSSELTSLLLSAGNPFPVPPQQTQQRWLRREHIKTPEYDIYFFHDCTDLVIIGNECRRLQDDLSGLNLKDPTTGMMSNDVIVEMLDGHISRSRRYDNPLSLLRISYFFPDQMDSQLFSRCVKRIAYFLKDQLRWADQIGMLDPHTFLVILPETNYQSAASLLKKFNEEPHLSLFAKGDGRPVSFSVGLTEWSKGDTTQAMLQALRDDIDLTAVM; this comes from the coding sequence ATGTTTGATTCATTGTCAGGAGGGTGGGGACAGCAAGCACTAGACGTTGCAGATTTTGGTGTGTTGGTAATGAATGAGCAAGGCGTTCAATGGCTTAACCCTTACCTGTTATCTTTGCTTCAACAAGAAGAAATACAAGATAGTACGACGTTCAAAAGTAGTGAGTTGACTTCTTTGTTACTGAGCGCCGGTAACCCCTTTCCTGTGCCGCCGCAGCAAACTCAGCAACGGTGGCTCAGACGCGAACATATCAAGACGCCTGAGTACGATATCTACTTTTTTCATGATTGTACGGACTTAGTCATTATTGGTAATGAGTGCAGACGACTACAGGATGATTTGTCTGGCTTAAACTTAAAAGACCCAACAACTGGGATGATGAGTAATGATGTGATTGTTGAAATGCTGGATGGGCATATTAGTCGTAGTCGTCGTTACGATAACCCGTTATCGTTGTTAAGAATCAGTTATTTTTTTCCAGATCAAATGGATAGCCAACTATTCTCGCGTTGCGTCAAACGCATTGCTTATTTTCTTAAAGACCAGCTGCGCTGGGCCGATCAAATTGGCATGCTGGATCCTCATACCTTTCTGGTGATACTGCCCGAGACCAATTATCAATCTGCTGCTTCATTGTTAAAAAAATTTAATGAAGAGCCGCATTTGTCCTTGTTTGCCAAAGGTGATGGCCGCCCAGTTTCTTTTTCGGTTGGGCTAACCGAATGGTCAAAAGGGGATACGACTCAGGCAATGTTACAAGCACTACGAGATGATATCGATCTGACGGCAGTCATGTAG
- the argH gene encoding argininosuccinate lyase yields MSLDKQNKLWGGRFTESTDAFVQAFTASVDFDQRLAPYDIQGSVAHAKMLTKVGILTEQECQQIEEGLADILSCIQAGEFEWSVALEDVHMNIEAALTERIGMAGKKLHTGRSRNDQVATDIRLFLRDQLGMIQSELKRLQQGLVSLAEQHTDTIMPGFTHLQVAQPVTFGHHLMAWFEMLKRDAERFADCAKRVNVMPLGSAALAGTSYPIDRFMTAELLGFSRPSANSLDGVSDRDFAIEFCAASALLMTHLSRFSEEIVLWTSAQFNFVDLPDAFCTGSSIMPQKKNPDVPELVRGKTGRVNGHLVSLLTLMKSQPLAYNKDNQEDKEPLFDTVDTVLGSLRAFADMVPNIKPVKASMLKAAKQGFSTATDLADYLVGKGIAFRDAHEIVGLAVRLGTETGRDLSELSLDELQGFSQDIGDDVFQVLTLEGSVCARNHLGGTAPNQVRQAIMDAKTLLAE; encoded by the coding sequence ATGTCACTAGATAAACAAAATAAATTGTGGGGCGGCCGCTTCACTGAAAGCACCGACGCCTTTGTTCAGGCATTTACAGCCTCCGTTGATTTTGATCAACGTCTAGCACCGTATGATATTCAAGGCTCAGTCGCTCACGCCAAAATGTTGACCAAGGTGGGGATTCTAACTGAGCAAGAATGTCAGCAGATAGAGGAAGGCTTAGCGGATATCTTAAGCTGTATTCAAGCGGGTGAGTTTGAATGGTCTGTTGCATTGGAAGATGTGCACATGAACATTGAGGCGGCGTTAACCGAACGTATCGGTATGGCAGGTAAAAAGCTGCATACAGGGCGTTCACGTAATGATCAGGTGGCGACAGATATTCGTTTGTTTTTGCGTGACCAGCTAGGGATGATTCAATCAGAGTTGAAGCGTTTACAACAAGGTCTGGTCAGTTTGGCCGAACAGCATACTGATACGATTATGCCTGGCTTTACACACCTACAAGTGGCGCAACCGGTCACCTTTGGGCATCACTTAATGGCGTGGTTTGAAATGCTAAAGCGTGATGCCGAACGGTTTGCAGATTGTGCAAAACGGGTTAATGTTATGCCGCTGGGGTCAGCCGCGTTAGCCGGAACGAGTTACCCGATTGACCGCTTTATGACGGCAGAATTGTTGGGTTTTTCTCGCCCGTCAGCCAATTCTTTAGATGGTGTTAGTGACCGTGATTTTGCAATAGAATTTTGTGCGGCCTCTGCCTTGTTGATGACGCACTTATCTCGCTTTTCAGAAGAAATTGTTTTATGGACGAGCGCGCAATTTAATTTTGTTGATTTGCCAGACGCGTTTTGTACCGGTTCATCGATCATGCCGCAAAAGAAAAACCCCGATGTGCCTGAATTGGTGCGCGGTAAAACAGGGCGCGTAAACGGTCACTTGGTGTCGTTGTTAACGCTGATGAAGTCCCAACCCTTAGCCTACAACAAAGATAACCAAGAAGATAAAGAGCCGTTGTTTGATACCGTCGATACGGTTTTAGGGTCTTTGCGTGCGTTTGCCGATATGGTGCCGAATATTAAGCCAGTAAAAGCATCGATGCTGAAGGCCGCTAAACAAGGCTTTTCCACAGCAACAGATTTGGCAGATTACTTGGTAGGTAAAGGCATTGCATTTAGAGATGCACACGAAATTGTAGGGTTGGCAGTGCGCTTAGGAACTGAAACGGGCCGTGATTTATCGGAGTTGTCGCTTGACGAGTTGCAGGGCTTTTCACAAGACATCGGCGATGATGTCTTTCAGGTGCTGACCCTAGAGGGCTCTGTGTGTGCGCGAAACCATTTGGGTGGAACAGCGCCAAATCAAGTACGCCAAGCAATAATGGATGCAAAGACGTTGTTAGCAGAATGA
- a CDS encoding sensor histidine kinase, whose protein sequence is MDKSSLTQQAYFLPDMCLAKNVLYLTLISQLLAIILALNTSFISGDFWVALSLNALFILWVAFTCAAIFCALKEKINRCSSTQICLLMFFTINLTTLFITWVISFLLPQLDLFASSPNSYLSIYLRNTGISIIFSLILLRFLYIQFQWRRQIKAEADAQLDALQARIRPHFLFNSLNTIASLTRIDPPLAESLTEDLAELFRANMQTSKRLIPFSQELAFIQQYLNIEQTRLGDRLTIRLDISNIPSDALIPPLSIQPIIENAVYHGIETVGDGGELNISGSMEKSIIRLLVKNPIGNEHASKERGGNKMALHNIRLRMEQCFPGQSQLLVSSSDLEFQTQLKFPYQKSLL, encoded by the coding sequence ATGGACAAAAGTTCTCTCACACAACAAGCTTATTTTTTGCCGGACATGTGTCTTGCTAAGAATGTCCTGTATCTCACGCTTATTTCTCAATTACTGGCCATTATTCTTGCCTTAAATACCAGCTTTATAAGTGGTGACTTTTGGGTAGCGCTTAGTTTAAATGCCTTGTTTATTTTATGGGTTGCCTTTACATGCGCTGCTATTTTTTGCGCTTTGAAAGAAAAAATAAACCGTTGTTCTTCAACCCAGATATGTCTTCTGATGTTTTTCACCATCAACCTTACAACCTTGTTCATTACCTGGGTCATCTCTTTTTTATTACCCCAGCTAGACCTATTTGCAAGTTCCCCAAATAGCTACCTTAGTATCTATTTAAGAAATACGGGTATCAGTATTATCTTTAGCCTTATTTTATTACGCTTTCTATACATTCAATTTCAATGGCGCAGACAAATAAAGGCAGAAGCCGATGCACAACTTGATGCATTACAGGCCCGTATTCGACCACATTTTTTATTTAATAGCCTAAATACCATTGCCAGCCTAACGCGAATAGACCCACCCTTGGCTGAGTCGCTGACAGAAGACTTAGCTGAATTATTTCGAGCTAATATGCAAACCTCTAAACGACTGATTCCTTTTAGCCAAGAACTTGCTTTCATTCAACAATATTTAAATATCGAGCAAACCCGTTTAGGTGATCGGTTAACCATACGGTTAGATATTTCAAACATCCCAAGCGATGCCCTCATCCCGCCGTTAAGCATTCAACCTATCATTGAAAATGCCGTTTACCATGGTATTGAAACGGTCGGTGACGGCGGCGAGCTGAATATTTCTGGCAGTATGGAAAAAAGTATTATTCGTTTACTCGTCAAAAACCCTATTGGCAATGAACACGCATCAAAGGAGCGAGGCGGAAACAAGATGGCCTTGCATAATATCCGCCTTCGAATGGAGCAATGCTTCCCAGGGCAAAGCCAGTTACTGGTCAGCTCAAGCGATTTAGAATTCCAGACCCAACTTAAATTTCCATACCAAAAGTCCCTCTTATGA
- a CDS encoding LytR/AlgR family response regulator transcription factor, which yields MKILIADDEPLARQRLKRLVDAISSHHTVYADASNGVDALKQCIDIQPELALLDIRMPKMDGLQTATEIANAQLKTRVVFVTAYDEYAIEAFDKNAIDYLLKPVKQARLDQAIDKAAQYMAQPIDIKQAAPLLSRPRQHLCAHTHHGLKVLNVNDILFFKADHKYVLASTATESILIEDSLKLLEEEFGTQFFRIHRNALVNTTAIHAITKSASGQFELQLKGYKDTLSISRRHQAELNRFLRQKD from the coding sequence ATGAAAATCTTAATTGCAGATGATGAACCACTGGCAAGGCAACGTTTAAAAAGACTAGTCGATGCAATTAGCAGCCACCACACTGTCTATGCCGATGCCAGTAATGGGGTTGACGCATTAAAGCAATGCATTGATATTCAACCTGAGCTGGCTTTACTGGATATTCGCATGCCAAAAATGGATGGTTTGCAAACCGCTACTGAAATAGCAAACGCTCAATTAAAAACACGGGTAGTCTTTGTCACCGCCTACGACGAATACGCTATTGAGGCTTTTGATAAAAATGCCATTGATTATTTGCTTAAGCCGGTTAAACAAGCTCGATTAGATCAAGCCATTGATAAAGCAGCGCAATACATGGCGCAGCCCATCGATATCAAACAAGCCGCGCCATTATTATCACGACCACGCCAACACCTTTGCGCTCATACACATCATGGCCTTAAAGTCCTGAACGTCAACGATATCTTATTCTTCAAAGCTGACCATAAATACGTTCTCGCGTCGACTGCAACAGAGTCGATATTAATCGAAGACTCGCTGAAATTACTGGAGGAAGAATTCGGCACACAATTCTTTCGCATTCATCGTAATGCCCTGGTTAATACAACTGCCATACACGCTATTACAAAATCTGCCTCGGGCCAATTCGAGCTGCAGCTTAAAGGCTATAAAGACACCTTGAGCATCAGTCGACGACACCAAGCCGAATTAAACCGTTTTCTGCGACAGAAAGACTGA